The Halobacterium hubeiense genome contains the following window.
CTCTACAACTCGCCGTACCCCGCCCACGACGCCGGCTGTGCGGTGGACTTGTACCCCGACGACGCCGCGGGCCGCGCCCCGAGCCCCATCGCAGGCGACGTCGTGGAGACGCGGACCGTCCGCTGTCCGTCGAAGCCGTACGCCGCCGACCACGACCACCTCATCGTTGTCGACACGGGCGACTACCTCGCACGCGTCCTCCACGTCGCACCCGCCGTCGAATCTGGGGATACTGTCGCAGTCGGGGACGACCTCGGGCGGCTGGTGCGTTCGGGCTTCTTCGCGCCGTGGGTCGACAACCACGTCCACCTCGGGTTCCGCGAGCGCGACGCCGACCCGGTGCGCGCCTCGGGGTCGCTCTCGCTGACCCTCGGCGCTCCAGTCGAAGCCGTCCCGTGGGACGGCACGGGCGAGGTCGTCGAAACCGGGGAGACGTACGCGCTGCTTGACGCGCCCAAGCACCCCGCGCCGGGCGACGCGCTCGCGGGCATCGCTACCGACGACGGCCGCGTACTCGACGGCGGATTCCCGCACTACGATGGCGGCGGCGTCTTCGGACCGAGCGGCATCGACGATTCGGTTTCGTTCCTCGGGACGCACGCTGGTGGCGTCGCGGACGACCGCACCGTCGCGTGGCGAGACGTCACCGTGACTGCGAACGACAAGCCGATTCGCGGGCTCTCGCTGTGGTTCGGCACCGACCGCCTCGGCGTCAAACTGGTCGCGCCCGGCCACGACTTCGTGGTCGGTGACAGCGTCGCTGTTTCGGTCGAGTAGCGCGCTCGCCGCCGAGTCCCGCCCACGCGCTTAATAGCGCCCCGGCTGTACCCCGTCGCATGGACGTCGACGACCACGTACGAATCACCGAGCGGCTCATCCAGTCGGTCGAAATCGTCGCCGCGTACGTGCTCGTCCTCCTGTTCGCCGTCGGCGTCTTCGACCTCGGGCTGACCATCTTCGACCTCGTGCGCACGGGCGCCATCACGCAGACCAGCGAGGTCATCGCGCTCATCGACACCGTCCTCCTGCTGTTCATCATCGTGGAAATCTACCAGACGGTCGTCGCGTACACCCGCGAGGAGAGCGTCGTCCGCATCGTCATCATCACCGGCATCATCGCGGTCACCCGACGGGTCATCAGCTTCCACCCCGACGACCACGCCGCACAGGAAGCGCTGCTGACGTCCGCCGGGTTCGCAATCCTGCTCGCCGTGCTCGTCGGCGCGCTCTACATCGTCCGGAAGACCCCAACCGAATCCGGCAGCCTCCACTGACCGCTACGCGAACGCCACGCCGTCGCGGTCGACGACCTCCCCGAACAGCCAGTCGGCGTGGTCGAGGGCGTACTCGCGGTGCTCCTCCTCGATGTAGCCGATGGCGTCCTCGACGAGCACCGGCCGGTAGTCCCGCAGGCCCGCGCTCCCCGCGGTGTGGAGCACGCAGACGTTCGCCAGCGTCCCGCAGACCAGCAGGTCGTCGATGCCGTGCGCGTCGAGGTGGCCGTCGAGGCCGGTCTGGTAGAACGCGTCGTAGGTGTGTTTCTCCACGACGTAGTCGTCGTCGCGGATGTCGAGGCGGTCGTGCAGTTGGGCGTCCCACGTCCCCTCGACGACGTGCTCGCCCCAGCGCTCGAACTCGTCGTAGTAGTGGGTGTCCTCGAACTGCTCGGGCGGGTGGACGTCCCGCGTGTAGACGACGCTCGCGCCCGCCTCCCGCGCCCGGGCGACGAGCGAGGTGACGGGGTCGATAACGTCCTCGCTGGCGGGCGCGTACAGGCTCCCCTCGGGGTGGCAGAAGCCGTTCTGCACGTCCACGACGACGACAGCGGTGCGTTCGGCGTCGAACTCCATGCGCGAGGGCTCGACGCCGAGCCACTAAGCCGTTCGGTCCGACTACGGGCGGTGTGACTGTGCGTAGCGTTTTACCCCGTCCGGTCCGAACGGCGTGTAATGACACGCCGCATTCTCGCCGTGGCGTTCGTCGCGCTGGTCGTGCTCGCGGGCTGTCAGTCCCCCGCGGTGACTGGCGGCGACCCCGCGGAGACCACGACTGCGCCCGCGACGAGCGACTTCGACTACGCCGACCCCGCCGGCGACGCGCTCGGCTGGGAGGGCGGCTACTGGCACAACGAGTCCCTCCCGGTCACTGTCGGTGACGGCCTCAACGAGACCGAACGCGAGATGGTCGTCAACCGCTCGATGGCGCGTGTCGAGCAGCTCCGCGGCATCGAGTTCCAGAAGCCGGTGTCCGTGGACGTCATCTCGCGGTCGACGTACCGCGAGGAGTACGCCGGCTCCGGGAACGCCAGCGACGCCATGGAGACGTTCGACAACGTGAAATTCGAGGCGCTGTTCCTCGTCGGCGAGCAAAACGACTCGCTTGCCGTCCAGGACTCCAACCGCGGGTCGAACGTCCTCGGGTTCTACACGCCCCGCGACGACCGCATCGTCGTCATCTCCGAGTCCGAGACGCCGACCATCGACGAGAACACGCTCGGCCACGAGCTGATGCACGCCCTGCAGTTCCGGAACTTCAACGCGAACTTCTCGTCGGCGACCCGCGACCAGTCGAACGCCCACAACGGCCTCATCGAGGGCGAAGCGAGCTTCCTCGACAGCCAGTACAGCGAGCGTTGCGGCGTCGAGTGGGAGTGCGCGACGCCCGAGGCGTCCGGCGGCGGTGGCGGTAGTAGTGACATTCACCGCGGCATTTACACTATGTCGTACTTCCCGTACAGCGCGGGGTCGGCGTTCGTCGAGCACGTTCACGACGCCGGCGGCTGGGACGCGGTCGTGGACGTCTACGACGACCCGCCGGCGTCCTCCGAGCAGGTCGCCCAGCCCGAGAAGTACGGGAGCGACCAGCCCACGGACGTCTCGCTTCCCGACCGCTCCAGCGACGACTGGGAGCGCGTGACGCCGGGCGGCCGCGCGCCCTACGGCGAGGTCGGCGTCGGCGGCCTCACCGCGATGTTCGGCTACACGTACTACGAGCAGAATCGCCATCCACAGAGCGCCGTGTTGAACCCCCTAGACTTCGACGCGAACGGCAACATTGACCTGTCCTCGCCGTTCGACTACGCCACCCAGCCCGTCGCGGGCTGGGACGGCGAGCAGCTCTGGGTGTACGAGAACGGCGACGACACCGCGTACACGTGGCGGCTCGCGTTCGACTCCAGCGGTGACGCCCGCGAGTTCGCGCAGACGTACCGCCAGCTCCTCCAGTACTGGGGGGCCCAAGAGCGCTCGGACGGCGTCTGGCGCATCCCCGAGAACGAGAGCGAGTTCGCGGACGCGTTCCGCGTCACGCGCTCCGGGGACGAGGTCACCATCGTGAACGCGCCGACGCCCGACGACCTCGGGGACGTCCACTCGCGGTAGGGAGGCGAGGCTTTTTCGCCGGGGCGAGTGTACCCGAGGGCATGCAGGCTACTCGCCGGGTGGTCGCGTGAGCTTCGACGTCGTCCCGCCCGAGGCCATCGAGAGCGGGCGCGCGACCGACGCGTACTTCGAGCGCACCGAGACGACCCTGGAGTTCGCCGGGAAGAACCCCCGCGTGGTCGCGGAGGTCACCGCCGACCAGTTCCCGACCGGGGAGTTCGAACTGCTCGCGGGCGTCAAGGACGCCGCCCACCTCCTCGAAGGCCTCCCCATCGACGTGGACGCGATGCCGGAGGGGTCGCTGTTCGACGGCGGTCCCGTCCTCCGCATCGAGGGCGACTACCGCGACTTCGCGCGCTACGAGACCTCCCTACTGGGCTTTCTCTCGCACGCCTCCGGCGTCGCGACCGCCGCCCTCGAAGCTCGCCGCGCCGCACCGGACTCCCAAGTGCTGAGCTTCGGCGCGCGCCACGTCCACCCCTCGATTGCGGCGATGGTCGAGCGCTCCGCGCTCGTCGGCGGCCTCGACGGCTTCTCCCACCTCGCCGCCGGCGACGTCATCGGCCGCGAGGCCGGCGGGACGATGCCCCACGCCCTCCTCATCTGCTTCGGGCGCGGCAACCAGGAGGCGGCGTGGCGCGCGTACGACGACGCGGTCGACGAGTCCGTGCCGCGGGTCGCGCTCTGTGACACGTACAGCGACGAGAAAGACGAAGTCCTGCGCGCCATCGACGAACTCGGCGACGACCTCGACAGCGTCCGCCTCGACACCACGGGGTCGCGGCGCGGCGACTTCCGGCACATCGTCCGCGAGATTCGCTGGGAGCTGGACGCCCGCGACCGCCGGGACGTCGACATCTTCCTCAGCGGGGGCCTCGGCCCGACGGAACTCCGCAATCTCCGCGACGTCGCGGACGGCTTCGGCGTCGGGAGTCACGTCTCGAACGCCGACCCCGTAGACTTCGCGCTCGACATCGTCGAAGTCGAGGGCGAGCCCGCGGCCAAGCGCGGGAAGCTCTCCGGGAAGAAAGACGTCTACCGCACGCGCGACGGCGGCCACCACGTCGGCCTCGCCGCCCGGCCCGGCCCGACGGACGGCACGTCGCTGCTTGACCCGCTGATTCGGGACGGCGAACTCGTCCGAACCTTCAGCATCGAGGACGCCGCCGACCGCGCGCTCGACGACGCCGAGCGTGTCGGCTTCAGGGAGCGCGCGGAGTAAGGAATCCGTTCTACGCGGTGAGCTCTTCGACGGGCTCCTCGGCGTCCTCGCCGGTCTCTCGGAAGACCTGGCCCTCGAAGAGCGTGACCATCACGTCGTCGTCCTCCCACGCGCCGTTCGGGAGGCCCGCCTTCCGGCAGGTGCGGTCGAGGTACTCGAAGACGCTCCAGTCGTTCTCGACGGGCAGCGTCGGATACATCCAGCCGTGCTGGCCGTCGCCGTCGATGGCGACGCCGTGAACGCCGAGCTCGATGTCCTCGACGGGGTCGTCCGTGAGGACGAGATTCGACACCGTGCAGACGGAGACGCGGAGGTTCGGCAGCTCCGCGGCCTCGACCTCCGAGCCACACGAGGCGTCGGAGGCGGCCTTGATGGACGCCTCGACGATGGCGTGCCCGAGCTGCTGGTCGCGGCTCCCGAGGTCGCGGGCGGACTTCTGGGCGCCCGCGCAGCCCCGGAGCCGGCCGCGGCCGTGGGTGGACTCCAGTCGAACGAACGCGCTCGTTCGGTTGTAGAAGGCATCCCGCATGCTTCCGGGCTGCTCGCGCTGGCCGTTCCGGACGAACGCCTCGACGGATTCGCGTGCTAGTTCGACTGTCCGGGCGCCGTCCTCGAAGGAAAGTACTACTGACTGGGCCTCGGCCATACGAGTTTGTATATGGCAAGGATTAACTTGAACTCTTCCCCTCACGCGCGAGGACCCCGGCGGACTTCTCATCGGCTGCGTAGGACGGCCGAATCGCGGAACGTGAGTCGGACTCGAGCGTAGTGGTTGCTTATCTTACAACGAATCTGCATAATTCCGGCGGCCACAAGGTTGAATACTGCAGGGTGGTCGTCGACGCTCGCTCCGACGGCCCGGGCAACCGAACCCCTTAACGCCGCGGCACTCCTAGAACGGGCGAGCAGAGGGAGCCTGGCTCCCGTGCCGCGAGGCATGAGGAAAGTCCCCCCACCCGTTCGGGCAGGCGGCCGGATGCAAATCCGGGACGGGAGACCGTCGGCACTGGAACAGAGACGACACGTCCCTCTCGAACCGATGAGGCGCGCGACCCGACCCGCGAGGGGAGGAAGCTAACCCGCCGAGGGAAGCGCGGCTTCGCCGCGTTACACGCGAACGGCGCAAGCCGTGAGCGAGCGTGACCGACGAACGTCGGTCACGTTACAGGTGCGCGGCGTCAGCCGCGAGCCAGACGGGAGGGGACCGATGGAACGGCTAATCCCCGCCGGTGCAAGTCCACGCGCGCAAGGTAGCCCGACACGCCCGCAAGGGGCCGCGTGGACGCTCAGCCGAATGCCAGGCCGAACAGAAGGGGGCTTACTCCCCTCCAGCTCGTACCTTTTTGCGGGGTCGCTGCGCGACCCCGCAAAAATCTACACCGGGAGAGCGAGCTCTTCCGAGCCCTGCCGTACCGCGTTCGGCAGGACGCTAAAAAGACCGCCACAGCAACCGCTACCGGCGTGGAGACATCACGATACAGAAGTCTAAGACCGCGGTAAGTCCGCCCTACGAACGGTTCACGGGCTGAAAACGCGAAAAGTAGCGCGAAGCGTTACGCGTTCTCTGCGCCGGCAATCGCCGTCAGCGGGGACGCGCCGCCGACGATGGCGCCCGCGGTCAACACCGCTGCCGCGAGTGTGACGAAGTCGTCGCCCGGACTGAGCCCGGCGAGGCTCGCGCCCGCGTCGACGATGAAGATGGTCACGAAGAAGCTGATTACCGCGAGCGCGAGCAGCAACGCGACCGCGATGACGCTGCCGACGAGTTCGCCGACGGAGTTGAGTATCGACATTGTGTCTCTCTAAACATTGACACGCCGGTGAGGGATAAACGCCGTGGCCTGCTCGCCCGTTCGAATTTCCCGAGAACCGGACCGCGTCCTCACGGCTCACTCTGTTCGCCGTTCGGCTCCTCGTGGTTCTCACTCACTCCGTTCGTTCCGGACCACGCTATCCGTCGAACCCGTCTTCCCACCGGAACGTCCCGTTGCGCTGGACGACCTCGCCGTCGACTTCCATGAACGAGTCCTCGCTGACGTCCGTAATCATGTCCACGTGGACGGCCGACTCGTTGGCCTCGTCCTCGTAGCCCTCGGGGTAGTTGGAGTCGTAGGCGCGGCCGACCGCGAGGTGGACGGTGTCGCCCATCTTCTCGTCGAAGAGGATGGAGTCGGTGAACTGGTCGATGCCGCGGTTCATCCCGATGCCGAGCTCGCCGAGGCGGCGCGCGCCCTCATCGGTGTCCAGAATCTCGCCGACGACGCTCTCGTTCTGGGCGGCGCTGTAGTCGACGACCTCGCCGTCCTCGAACGTGAGGTGGACGTCCTGCACGCGCTCGCCGCGAATCGTCATCGGGACGTCGAAGAACACCTCGCCCTCGGTGGCGTGGGGCGCGGTGAACACCTCGCCCGACGGGAGATTGTGCGAGTCGTACGCGACCGACGCCGCGGAGTTCACGGCAGTCCGGTTCTCGATTGACATCGTGAGGTCGGTGTCCTCCTTGACGAGCCGGACCTCGCTGCCCGCGTCGAGAATCTCCTTCATGTTCGCCATCTGGTCGGCCAGTTCCTCCCAGTCGCGGAGGATGGCGTCGTACGCGAACTCCCGGTACTCCTCGAAGGACATGTTCGCCTGCTGGGCGAGCGACCGCGTCGGGTGGACCGTCGACACCCAGTCCGTGTCCATCCGGGCCTCGCGGATGCCCTGCCGGGCTTTCGACTGTGCGCGGCGCGTCTCGGCGGGGATGTCCGAGCCTTCACTGGTATTGCGGCCGCCACCGATGGAGAGTACCACGTCGGCGTTCTCGTAGAGCGCGAGTTCGTACTCGGGGTTCTCGTCGAAGTCGTCCTCGTGAGCGAGCGCGTACGCCCGGCCGAGTTCGCTCGACGCGTACGTCGTGACGAGATTCGCGCCGCGCTCGCCGACCTTCTCCGCGACGGCGACTGCGAGCTCGTGGGCGTCCGGGCCGACGCTCAATACGACGTCGTCGCCCTCCTCGACGCGCGCGCTCCAGTCCACCAGCACTTCCGCGTGTTCCTCGATGCGGGGGTCCATACCCCTCTCTCGCGGACGGCGGCGAAAAAGCAGTCGGGTTCCGGACGGCGCCGGGGGTTACACCTGTGTCTCGACGAGTTCGGCGACGTCGGCCATCTCCTCGCCGAGCAACACGAGCGCGTCGTCGAGGCTCACCAGCCGGACGACGTCGCCCGCCTCGTCCACGAGCGGGAGCCGGCGGACGTCCTCCTCGCGCATCGTCTCCACGACCTCGAAGATTTCCGCGCCCTGCTCGGCCGTGACGGGGTCGGGCGTCATCACCTCGTCCACGGTCGTCTGCTCGGGGTCGATGCCGTCGCGGAGCGCGAGCGCGAGGTCGCGGTCGGTGACGATGCCCGCGAGGTCGGTCGTGTCGCCGGTGACGACGACGCTGCCGACGTCTTCGGCGTGCATCGTCTCCGCGACCTGGTCGAGGAACGCGTCCTCGGGCAGGCGCACGACGTCCTCGATTCGTGGTGCTGTCAGGTCGACCATGCTCGCGGAGTCGCCCGCGCGCCAGTAGAAGGTAGTGGCCGTCCTACTCGTAGACGAGGACGGTGCCGAAGGAGGTCTCGACGACCGCGACCTCCTCGCCGGACTGGGCGCGGTACTCCTCCTCGACAGTCAGCCAGTCGGCGTCGAGTTCGTACGTCTCTCCGTCGGCCTCGACGGTGACGGTGTCCCCGGAGTGCATCTGGGCCTGAATCTCGGCGGGGTCGGCGTCTTCGACCGCCTGCATGACCGCGCCGGCCTCGCTGCGGAACTCGGGGCCGACCTTCGAGTCGTCGGCGTCGGCCTCGACGGGGACGAGTTCGATGTCCGGGCGCCCCTCCACGAGCTTGATGGGGGCGTTGACGGTCTCGCTGAGGTCGTACGTGTCGAGGCTCGCGTCGTTGCCGGCGTCGAAGTAGAGCTCGACGCGGTCCAGCGACTCGTTCAGCGGGATGTGGTTCTCGGACTTCCACGCGCGGACTTCGCTCGCGGTCTCGGCGATGTACTCGCCGGCGACCTCGGCGTCCTCGTCGAGCATGTCGACGTCGGGCCACGTCGCGTTGTGGACGCTGCCCTCGGTTCCGGGGAGGTGGGTCCAGATTTCCTCGGTGACGTGCGGGCTGAACGGCGACAGCATCCGGACGACCGCGGTGACCGCGGTGTAGAGGGTCTTCTCGGCGGCGGCGCGCTCGCCGGGGCGGCCGTTGTACAGCCGGCCCTTGACGAGTTCGACGTAGTCGTCGGCGAGGTCCTCCCACGCGAACTCGCGGAGGCGACGGAGCGCCGCGTCGAACCGATACGCCTCCATCTCGGCTTCGACCTCGTCGGCGACGCGCGTGAGTTCCGAGAGAATCCAGCGGTCGGCGTCGCGGTACGCGGGGTCGGCGACGTCGGGCGTGTCCTCGTCGAAGTGCCCGCCCGCGAACTTCACGATGTTCCAGAGCTTCGTCAGGAAGCGGGAGGCGGACTTGACCTCCTTCCACTGGAACTGGACGTCGCTGCCGGGCTGGCCGCCGAGCGCGAGCGCCTGCCGGACGGCGTCCGCGGAGTACTCCTCGATGGCCTCGTCGGGCGCGACCACGTTCCCGCGGGACTTGGACATCTTGTTGCCGTCGTCGCCGAACACCATGCCGTTGACGAGGATGTCCTCCCAGGGCGCCTCGTCGGTGAGCGCGCCCGTCCGCAGCAGCGTGTAGAACGCCCACGTGCGGATGATGTCGTGGCCCTGCGGCCGCAGGCCGACCGGCTCGAACTCCTCGAGGTCGATGTCCTCGGGCCACCCGGAGATGTGCAGCGGCGTAATCGACGAGTCCATCCACGTGTCCATGACGTCGGTCTCGCCGCGCCAGTCGTGGCTGCCGCACTCGGGGCAGGCGCCGACGGCGGGGTCTTCCTCCGTGGGGTCCACGGGCGTCTCCGCGTCTTCCGCGATGTGCCAGTGCCCGCAGTCAGCGCACTCCCACGCGGGGATGGGCGTCGCGAACACGCGCTGGCGGGAGATGACCCAGTCCCACTCCATGCCCTCCGCCCAGTCGACGAGGCGGTCGTGCATGTGCTCGGGAATCCACTCGACGTCCTCGGCCTTCTCCAGAATCAGGTCCTGGTCGACCTCGACGAACCACTGCTCCTTGGAGAGAATCTCGATGGGCGTGTCGCAGCGCCAGCACGCGCCGACGCTCTGCTCGGTGGGCTCGCTGTCGTTGAGGTAGCCCTCGTCGTCGAGCGCGTCCGCGATTTCGGTCTTGGCCTCGTCGATGGTCAGGCCCGCGAACTCGGCGGCCTCCTCGGAGAGGTGGCCGTCCTCGGTGAACACCGACCGGAGGTCGAGGTCGTACTCGGCCCACCAGTCGACGTCCTGCTTGTCCCCGAACGTACAGATCATGACGGCGCCGGACCCGAACTCGGGGTCGACCTCGTCGTCGGCGAGCAGTTCGACCTCCTGGCCGAACAGCGGGACCTCGAACGTGTCGCCGACGCGGCCCTCGAAGCGCTCGTCCTCGGGGTCGACGGCCATCCCGACGCAGGCGGCCAGCAGCTCCGGGCGCGTGGTCGCGATTTCGATGTCGTCGTTGCCGACGCCCTCGAACGTGACGTAGTAGAGGGTGCCCTCGCGGTCGACGTTCTCGACCTCGGCGTCCGCGATGGCGGTCTCGCAGCGCGGGCACCAGTTGACGGGGTGTTCGTCGCGGTAGACCATGTCGTCGTCGGCCATCTCGACGAACGACGACTGGGTCTGCCCCCAGTACTCGGGGTCCATCGTGCGGAACTCCGCCGACCAGTCCTGGGAGAACCCCATCTCGGTCATCGTCTGCTTCATCTCGGTGATGCGGGCCTCGGTGTGCTCGACGCACATCTCCCGGAACTCCTCGCGGGAGACGTCCGTGCGGTGGATGTCGTGGTTCTCCTCGACTTTGACCTCGGTCGGGAGGCCGTGGCAGTCCCAGCCCTGCGGGAAGAGGACGGCGTCGCCCTGCAGGCGGTGGAAGCGCGCGGTGAAGTCGATGTACGACCAGCCGAGCGCGTGCCCGAGGTGGAGGTTCCCCGTGGGGTACGGCGGCGGCGTGTCGATGATGTACTCGGTGTCGGCGTCGCTGGGGTCGAACTCGTAGACGTCGGAGTCCTGCCAGTCGCTTTGCCACTCGGATTCGATGCGGTCGGGGTCGTAGCTGTCCGGAATGTTCGTCATAGCTGGGTGGGTCGTCGGCCGCGGCCGCGTGTCTGCGTGTGCGAGTCGTGACGAGAAGAGGGCTTACACACGTACTACCGCGAGCTCGACGCGCATACGTCAGCGGAGCGGTGGCGCGGCAATAAAGGTTCCCGTCCCGGGCTGTGTCGCGGCTCTGCCGCGCCCGCCCGTCTAGTTTAGGTTGGCCGAAAAACCGACGGGCTTTTATTCTTTAGGCGAACCTAAACGGGTATGCGACGACGCACGTTCATCAAGTCGGGCGGCGCGGCCACCGTCGCCGGCCTGCTCGCCGGCTGTACGAGCGGCTCGGAGACCGAGGACCCCACTTCCGAGCCGACGACCACCGAATCGAGCGCGACGACCGAGGAGCCGACGACCAGCGAAGACAGCTCCTACAGCGTCTCCATCGAGCCGATGGGCGAGGTGTCCTTCGACTCGGTGCCCGAGACGTGGGTCGCGAACAACGGCAGTTGGGCGGACATGGGCGTCGCACTCGGCCGCGAGCCGCCGGAAGCCGTCTGGCTCGCGCGCCGCTACCACACCCAGTACTACGACGAAATCGACGACATCTCCGTGGACGCCGGCGACATGACCTCGCTGTACCAGGGCGGCGTCGACAAGGAGCTGTTCTACTCGCTGGACGCCGACGTCCACGTCATCGACCCGAACTTCCTGCTGAACCGCTTCAGCGGCTGGAGCGAGGGCGACGTCGAGGAAATCAGCGACAGCGTCGCGCCGTTCTTCGGCAACAGCATCTTCTCGCGGGGCTACGGCTGGCACGAGGACTACCAGTACTACTCGCTGTACGAGGCCTTCGAGAAGCTCGCGCAGGTGTTCCAGCGCACGGAGCGCTACGAGGCCTTCGAGAGCCTCCACGAGGACTTCCAGTCCCGCGTCAGCGACGTCGTCCCCGCCGAGGGCGAGCGCCCCAGCGTCGCCATCATGTGGGCGGCCGGCGACGAGCCCACGTCCTTCTCGCCGTACCTCATCAGCGAGGGGACGAGCTTCAAGCAGTGGCGCGACCTCCAGGTCAACGACGCGCTCGCGGAGACCGACGTCCGTGACTTCCACGCCTCCCGCGCCGAGGTCGACTTCGAGACGCTGCTGGAAATCGACCCGGACGTCCTGCTGCTGCGCGGGCAGGAGGCCAAGACCGCCGAGCAGTTCCAGAACACCGTCGTCTCGTTCCTCGAAGACGACACCACCGCCAGCGACCTCACCGCCGTCCAGAACGGCGACGTCTACCGCGGCGGCCCGCTCTACCAGGGGCCGATTACGAACCTCGTGCTCACCGAGCGTGCCGCCCGGCAGGTGTACGGCGTCGAGGAGGAGCTGTTCGACCGCGACCGCGTCGCGAACATCGTCAACGGCGACTTCTGAGCGCGGTCCGACTGTTCTCTTGCGAGCCGGCGAACGGAAGACGGGACGCTACAGGTCGCCGACGTCCTGCTGGCGCCGCATCAGGTAGAGGAAGTACGGGCCGCCGAGGACGCCCGTGACGATGCCGACCGGCACTTGGCCGACGGGGAGCGCGAGCCGCGCGATGACGTCGGCGGCGACCATCAGCGCGGGGCCGGCGAACAGGCACCCGACCATCAACTGCTTGTAGTCGCTGCCGACGATGTTCCGGACGACGTGCGGGATGAGCAGGCCGACGAACCCGACGATGCCCGCGATGG
Protein-coding sequences here:
- a CDS encoding ABC transporter substrate-binding protein translates to MRRRTFIKSGGAATVAGLLAGCTSGSETEDPTSEPTTTESSATTEEPTTSEDSSYSVSIEPMGEVSFDSVPETWVANNGSWADMGVALGREPPEAVWLARRYHTQYYDEIDDISVDAGDMTSLYQGGVDKELFYSLDADVHVIDPNFLLNRFSGWSEGDVEEISDSVAPFFGNSIFSRGYGWHEDYQYYSLYEAFEKLAQVFQRTERYEAFESLHEDFQSRVSDVVPAEGERPSVAIMWAAGDEPTSFSPYLISEGTSFKQWRDLQVNDALAETDVRDFHASRAEVDFETLLEIDPDVLLLRGQEAKTAEQFQNTVVSFLEDDTTASDLTAVQNGDVYRGGPLYQGPITNLVLTERAARQVYGVEEELFDRDRVANIVNGDF